Proteins encoded in a region of the uncultured Paludibaculum sp. genome:
- the tssA gene encoding type VI secretion system protein TssA, whose protein sequence is MPLREDILGPIAGDNPSGQGIRYTPLFDQIKEARREDEALAQGVWQRVLKTADWPLVIRLTSEALAKKSKDLQLVVWLTEALVHRDGFTGFQEGLNLCNALLTDYWETLYPALEDGDAELRSVPLAWLALRLETPLRQVPLTPHGISALQFAESLQIPTEDEANQSSSKGDLRREAINEGKTTPEAVDEALRSTPFAFFDENKAALEASREAVERLNLIADERFGEYSPSFGGLKDCLDQLINSTRILSQRRAGPASSTLPVQGPREEREESSRVEDDKPLWSQSPVEEDAPLWQTDDSRAAEEQPLPEFHGEAPLWQSSAELQPAHPPRWGNGNGVSAGFQPSEPSDSIDCAARLNSIAQWLRKTNPRSPAAYLLLRGFRWGELRALGPALDPEWLEAPPSEVRQHVRRLAQEENWQQLLAAVEEAMAQPYGRAWLDLQRYTLHACDELGDEYSLVGHAVAGALGSLLEEYPELLDATLSDDTPAANMATRQMLAARGCLPNCAGAPRRAPAMPERNDDAMIEDALRRGRVEAALELVTRRMALETSGRGRFQRRVQLARILVASGRHTVSLPLLRELSAEISQRGLSDWEAPSIVVEPLVLLHRCLEQEPEATQERRSIYTLICRMDPVKAFELC, encoded by the coding sequence ATGCCGTTACGTGAGGACATCCTGGGTCCCATCGCGGGCGACAATCCCAGCGGTCAGGGCATTCGGTACACGCCGCTGTTCGACCAGATCAAGGAAGCGCGCCGCGAGGACGAAGCTCTCGCGCAGGGCGTCTGGCAACGCGTCCTCAAAACGGCCGACTGGCCTCTGGTCATCCGGCTCACCTCGGAAGCGCTGGCAAAGAAGTCGAAGGACCTGCAGTTGGTCGTGTGGCTGACGGAAGCGCTGGTGCATCGCGACGGCTTCACCGGATTCCAGGAGGGCCTGAACCTCTGCAACGCCCTGCTCACTGACTATTGGGAAACCCTCTACCCGGCGTTGGAGGACGGCGACGCCGAACTGCGCTCCGTGCCACTGGCCTGGCTGGCCCTGCGGCTGGAGACGCCGTTGCGCCAGGTTCCGCTCACTCCGCATGGCATCAGCGCTCTTCAGTTCGCTGAGTCGCTCCAGATCCCGACAGAAGACGAAGCCAATCAGAGTTCAAGCAAGGGGGACCTACGCCGCGAGGCCATCAACGAGGGCAAGACCACGCCCGAGGCTGTCGACGAAGCCCTGCGTTCCACCCCGTTCGCTTTCTTCGACGAGAACAAGGCGGCTTTGGAAGCGTCAAGAGAAGCGGTGGAGCGGTTGAACCTTATCGCCGACGAGCGTTTCGGGGAATACTCGCCCAGCTTCGGCGGGTTGAAAGACTGTCTCGACCAACTCATCAATTCAACACGCATCCTTTCACAACGAAGGGCTGGACCTGCCAGCTCGACCTTGCCTGTTCAAGGCCCGCGCGAGGAACGCGAGGAGTCGTCCCGGGTAGAGGACGACAAACCACTCTGGTCTCAGTCCCCCGTGGAGGAGGATGCACCTCTGTGGCAGACTGACGATTCCAGGGCAGCAGAAGAACAGCCGCTGCCTGAATTCCATGGCGAAGCTCCGCTCTGGCAATCCTCCGCAGAGCTCCAGCCCGCCCATCCGCCACGGTGGGGCAACGGCAATGGAGTGTCTGCGGGCTTCCAACCTAGTGAGCCGTCCGACTCCATCGATTGTGCCGCACGTCTGAATTCCATCGCCCAGTGGCTGCGCAAGACCAATCCCCGCAGCCCGGCGGCCTATCTTCTCCTGCGTGGATTTCGTTGGGGCGAACTACGCGCGCTCGGGCCGGCCCTCGACCCGGAGTGGCTGGAAGCGCCCCCCAGTGAGGTCCGGCAGCACGTCCGGCGCCTCGCCCAGGAGGAGAACTGGCAGCAGCTTCTGGCGGCCGTCGAGGAGGCCATGGCACAGCCCTATGGCCGCGCCTGGCTCGACCTGCAGCGCTACACTCTGCATGCCTGCGACGAACTCGGCGACGAGTACTCGCTGGTGGGCCATGCCGTTGCCGGAGCCCTTGGCTCGCTGCTGGAGGAGTATCCGGAGCTGTTGGACGCGACGCTTAGCGACGATACACCCGCGGCCAATATGGCCACGCGCCAGATGCTGGCCGCTCGAGGGTGTCTGCCCAACTGCGCGGGCGCGCCGCGCCGGGCGCCCGCCATGCCGGAGCGCAACGACGACGCAATGATCGAAGATGCCCTGCGGCGTGGGCGCGTCGAGGCCGCTTTGGAATTGGTGACGCGCCGCATGGCGCTGGAAACCAGCGGGCGAGGCCGCTTTCAACGAAGAGTTCAATTGGCGCGGATCCTGGTGGCGTCGGGACGTCACACGGTCTCCCTGCCTCTCCTGCGCGAGCTGTCGGCGGAAATCAGCCAGCGCGGGCTGTCCGATTGGGAGGCTCCGTCGATCGTGGTCGAGCCTCTGGTGCTTTTGCATCGCTGCCTCGAGCAGGAACCAGAGGCGACCCAGGAGCGCAGGTCGATCTACACGCTCATCTGCCGGATGGATCCGGTCAAAGCCTTTGAGCTTTGCTGA
- the tssE gene encoding type VI secretion system baseplate subunit TssE, whose amino-acid sequence MGERRTRQDILPSLLDRLTDDEPRNRTEGEVSRGQALRDLKAGIRRDIEWLLNTRRRITEVPAGSVQLPESLFVYGLPDLTGYALNTERDQSELVCLIEQVIATFEPRLRTVIVSMQPITAAARVIRFQVEGILRVEPGPERIQFDTLLELTSGTYKVEGGPGAQ is encoded by the coding sequence ATGGGGGAACGGCGGACTCGGCAAGATATACTTCCATCCCTGCTCGATCGGCTGACGGACGACGAGCCGCGCAATCGGACAGAGGGCGAGGTGTCGCGCGGCCAGGCACTGCGTGACCTGAAGGCCGGTATCCGCCGCGACATTGAGTGGCTCCTCAACACCCGCCGTCGCATCACCGAAGTCCCGGCCGGTTCCGTCCAGCTCCCCGAGTCGCTGTTCGTCTATGGTCTGCCTGACCTGACCGGCTATGCCTTGAACACGGAGCGCGACCAGTCTGAGTTGGTCTGTCTCATTGAGCAGGTCATTGCCACATTCGAGCCTCGCCTGCGCACCGTCATCGTCTCTATGCAGCCCATCACCGCCGCCGCTCGCGTCATCCGCTTTCAGGTTGAAGGTATCCTGCGCGTGGAGCCTGGCCCTGAACGCATCCAATTCGATACCCTACTGGAACTGACCAGCGGAACCTACAAAGTGGAGGGCGGCCCCGGTGCGCAGTGA